One genomic segment of Gammaproteobacteria bacterium includes these proteins:
- the tal gene encoding transaldolase: MSEASPNPLARLHALGQSIWVDHIDRQMLEDNTLACLIEQDGVRGVTTNPSIFAEAVDRHREYQQQIQTLAAQGHAPTEIYERITLDDVRAAADVLRPLYDRAQGGDGYVSLEVPPDLARDADATVKTARRLWELIGRPNAMIKVPATLEGLGAIRTLTADGINVNVTLLFSVQRYLEVQQAYINGLSDRLERGFPIGQIASVASFFLSRIDTRVDELLTENDGPATEDLQGHAALACAGLAYRHYEQTFHQGDVWQGLAAHGARPQRLLWASTSTKNPAYSDVKYIEALIGPETVNTVPLDTLAAYRDHGNPQARIHDTMKQAPAVLEALAHHGIDLNPISVELEHQGLDKFEHAYRHLLDTIAAQAGQPKRAAG, encoded by the coding sequence ATGAGCGAAGCATCCCCCAATCCCCTGGCAAGACTCCATGCCCTCGGCCAGTCGATCTGGGTCGATCACATCGACCGCCAGATGCTCGAGGACAACACCCTCGCCTGCCTGATCGAACAGGACGGTGTGCGCGGGGTCACCACCAACCCGTCTATTTTCGCAGAGGCCGTGGACAGGCATCGCGAATACCAGCAGCAGATCCAGACCCTGGCCGCGCAAGGACACGCCCCCACCGAGATCTACGAACGGATCACGCTCGACGACGTCCGGGCGGCCGCGGATGTGCTGCGGCCGCTGTACGATCGGGCGCAGGGCGGCGACGGCTACGTCAGCCTGGAAGTGCCGCCGGATCTGGCCCGCGATGCGGACGCCACGGTGAAAACGGCGCGTCGGCTCTGGGAACTGATCGGCCGCCCCAACGCCATGATCAAGGTGCCCGCCACCCTGGAGGGACTCGGGGCGATCCGCACGCTCACGGCGGACGGGATCAACGTCAACGTCACCCTGTTGTTTTCCGTGCAGCGCTACCTCGAGGTTCAGCAGGCCTATATCAACGGCCTGAGCGACCGGCTGGAACGGGGTTTTCCAATCGGCCAGATCGCCTCCGTGGCGAGCTTCTTCCTCAGCCGCATCGACACCCGCGTCGATGAACTGCTTACGGAAAACGACGGTCCCGCGACCGAGGATCTGCAGGGCCATGCCGCGCTGGCCTGCGCCGGCCTCGCCTACCGGCACTACGAACAAACCTTTCATCAGGGCGATGTCTGGCAGGGCCTGGCCGCACACGGCGCCCGCCCGCAGCGGCTGCTATGGGCCAGCACCAGCACCAAGAATCCGGCCTACAGCGACGTCAAATACATCGAGGCCCTGATCGGGCCGGAAACCGTGAACACGGTCCCGCTCGATACCCTGGCGGCCTATCGAGATCATGGAAATCCGCAGGCACGCATCCACGACACCATGAAGCAGGCGCCGGCGGTGCTCGAGGCACTCGCCCATCACGGCATCGACCTCAACCCCATCAGCGTGGAACTCGAACATCAGGGGCTCGACAAGTTCGAGCACGCGTACCGGCATCTGCTCGACACCATCGCCGCCCAGGCCGGACAGCCCAAACGGGCGGCCGGCTGA
- a CDS encoding sulfhydrogenase subunit delta, producing MSESDTPKPRVAVHKFSSCDGCQLAFLNAGEALLQLSELVDLVHFAEAGPMDPDAAVDIAFIEGSISTPDELERVRQVRAQSRYVITIGACATAGGLQALRNFADAEAWKQAIYASPEYIESLDTATPVAEHIKVDLELWGCPVNTRQVLAAVRALLFGVAPVEENEKVCLECKRSQAVCVLVAQGAHCMGPVTRTGCGAICPRFGRDCYACYGPAENANPASLSQRFAGLGLAPEAVRRRFHFITSHAEPFRSAGMAKGKQDD from the coding sequence ATGTCTGAATCCGATACTCCCAAGCCACGCGTCGCGGTCCACAAGTTCAGCTCCTGCGACGGCTGCCAGCTCGCCTTTCTGAATGCCGGCGAAGCCCTGCTGCAGCTGAGCGAGCTGGTGGACCTGGTGCATTTCGCCGAGGCGGGCCCGATGGACCCGGATGCGGCGGTCGACATCGCCTTTATCGAGGGCAGCATCTCCACGCCCGACGAACTGGAACGCGTGCGTCAGGTGCGGGCGCAAAGCCGTTACGTCATCACCATCGGCGCCTGTGCCACCGCCGGCGGCCTGCAGGCGTTGCGCAACTTCGCCGATGCCGAAGCCTGGAAACAGGCCATTTACGCCAGTCCCGAATACATCGAGTCGCTGGACACCGCCACCCCGGTGGCCGAACACATCAAGGTGGATCTCGAACTGTGGGGCTGCCCGGTGAACACTCGGCAGGTGCTTGCCGCCGTGCGCGCCCTGTTGTTCGGCGTGGCTCCGGTGGAGGAAAATGAAAAGGTCTGCCTGGAGTGCAAGCGCAGCCAGGCGGTGTGCGTGCTGGTCGCCCAGGGCGCCCATTGCATGGGGCCGGTGACGCGCACCGGTTGCGGCGCGATCTGCCCGCGTTTCGGACGCGATTGCTACGCCTGCTACGGACCGGCCGAGAACGCCAATCCGGCGAGTCTGAGTCAACGCTTCGCGGGCCTGGGTCTGGCACCCGAGGCGGTGCGGCGGCGTTTCCACTTCATCACCAGCCATGCCGAGCCGTTCCGTTCCGCCGGCATGGCCAAGGGGAAGCAGGATGACTGA
- a CDS encoding c-type cytochrome has protein sequence MKEFKLEEHLWLQILLLLVGMAILLIMASQVSQFYHALVADHERHLPDVMDSSISERLQPIGHVAASNPDALPAPVAKAKTGKQVVEAVCIHCHGAGVLGAPKIGSHSLWAPHYAKGIATLLDHAEHGFKNMPARGGDPSLSNQELKNAILYMLGQSGFHPS, from the coding sequence TTGAAAGAATTCAAACTCGAGGAGCACCTCTGGCTGCAGATCCTGCTGCTGCTCGTCGGCATGGCGATCCTGCTGATCATGGCCAGCCAGGTCTCACAGTTCTATCACGCACTGGTTGCGGATCATGAACGCCACCTGCCCGACGTCATGGACTCCAGCATAAGCGAACGCCTGCAACCGATCGGACACGTCGCCGCCAGCAACCCGGATGCGCTACCCGCGCCGGTCGCCAAGGCGAAAACCGGCAAACAGGTGGTCGAGGCCGTGTGCATACACTGCCATGGCGCCGGTGTGCTGGGCGCCCCCAAGATCGGCTCGCACAGCCTGTGGGCGCCGCATTACGCCAAGGGCATCGCCACGCTGCTCGACCACGCGGAACACGGCTTCAAGAACATGCCGGCGCGCGGCGGCGATCCATCGTTGAGCAATCAGGAACTGAAAAACGCCATCCTCTACATGCTCGGCCAGTCAGGCTTTCATCCCTCGTGA
- a CDS encoding hemerythrin domain-containing protein, with the protein MGDMLDTLREDHVNLSKLLVLLSDQLATLQAGDTPDYNLMRDIVDYIDNYPDLVHHPREDVMFEVYLEHHRKQRKEINELMEEHKLLPELTDRLLESIDAILSDAIQEREAFETRLYDYIQIQRRHLDTEEATVFPTIRAALKEDDWRRIEAEVPHRHDPLFGDILEKQYADLYERIRASD; encoded by the coding sequence ATGGGCGATATGCTGGACACGCTGCGTGAGGACCATGTCAACCTGAGCAAGCTGCTCGTCTTGCTGAGCGATCAGCTTGCCACGCTGCAGGCCGGCGACACGCCCGACTACAACCTGATGCGGGACATCGTCGATTACATCGACAATTACCCCGATCTGGTCCACCACCCGCGCGAGGATGTGATGTTCGAGGTCTATCTCGAACATCACCGCAAACAGCGCAAGGAAATCAACGAACTCATGGAAGAGCACAAGCTGCTGCCCGAACTGACCGACCGGCTGCTGGAAAGCATCGACGCCATCCTCAGCGACGCCATTCAGGAACGGGAAGCCTTCGAAACACGGCTGTACGATTACATCCAGATCCAGCGCCGTCACCTCGATACCGAAGAAGCCACCGTATTTCCGACCATTCGCGCCGCCCTGAAGGAAGATGACTGGCGGCGCATCGAAGCCGAAGTCCCGCATCGCCACGATCCCCTGTTCGGCGACATCCTCGAAAAACAGTACGCCGACCTCTACGAGCGCATCCGCGCCAGCGACTGA
- a CDS encoding 4Fe-4S dicluster domain-containing protein, whose protein sequence is MDWLPRKQFEVLLSSLRARGHRLVGPQVRDGAIVYDSLERADQLPQGLRDAQSPGSYRIESSDNSRWFAWANGPQALKPLTFVPRETLWRARRDDQGTLHFESPGLDEAPLAVIGVRACDLAALRLQEQHFMAGEVAAPNFAARRQRLFLVAVHCTHPADTCFCASTGDGPHAEAGYDLALHELDDGFLVEAGTEAGTALLEELPLQPVPDGAQEKADEEIDQAARSQQRGLPSHDLRGLLFGNLEHPRWEAVAERCLSCGNCTAVCPTCFCHAESDHPTLAGDVTEHVRAWDSCFTAGHSYLAGFVLREDTRKRYRQWLTHKLGGWHDQYGRSGCVGCGRCVTWCPVGIDLTEEVAALQEDGHD, encoded by the coding sequence ATGGATTGGTTGCCACGGAAACAGTTTGAAGTGTTGTTGTCCAGCCTGCGCGCACGCGGCCATCGCCTGGTCGGACCGCAGGTGCGTGACGGTGCCATCGTGTACGACAGCCTGGAGCGCGCGGATCAGCTTCCTCAAGGATTGCGTGACGCCCAGTCTCCCGGTTCGTATCGCATCGAGTCGAGTGACAATTCCCGCTGGTTCGCCTGGGCCAACGGCCCGCAGGCGCTCAAGCCCCTGACCTTCGTGCCGCGCGAAACGCTTTGGCGCGCGCGCCGTGACGACCAGGGCACGCTGCATTTTGAATCCCCGGGTTTGGACGAGGCACCGTTGGCCGTGATCGGCGTGCGCGCCTGTGATCTCGCGGCCCTGCGTTTGCAGGAACAGCATTTCATGGCGGGAGAGGTCGCCGCGCCGAACTTCGCCGCCCGCCGCCAGCGCCTGTTCCTGGTCGCCGTGCATTGCACGCATCCGGCGGACACCTGTTTTTGCGCGTCCACCGGCGACGGGCCGCATGCCGAAGCCGGCTACGATCTGGCGCTGCACGAGCTGGACGACGGTTTTCTGGTCGAGGCCGGCACCGAGGCGGGGACCGCCCTGCTGGAGGAGCTGCCGCTGCAGCCGGTGCCGGACGGCGCACAGGAAAAGGCCGACGAGGAAATCGATCAGGCCGCACGCAGCCAGCAACGGGGACTGCCGTCACATGATCTGCGCGGCCTGCTGTTCGGCAACCTGGAACATCCGCGCTGGGAGGCGGTGGCGGAGCGCTGCCTGTCCTGCGGCAACTGCACGGCCGTTTGCCCCACCTGTTTCTGTCACGCCGAATCGGATCATCCGACGCTGGCCGGCGACGTCACCGAACACGTACGCGCCTGGGATTCGTGTTTCACCGCCGGCCACAGCTATCTGGCCGGTTTCGTGCTGCGCGAGGACACGCGCAAACGGTATCGCCAGTGGCTCACGCACAAGCTAGGCGGCTGGCACGACCAGTACGGGCGCAGCGGCTGCGTCGGTTGCGGGCGCTGCGTCACCTGGTGCCCGGTCGGCATCGACCTGACCGAAGAGGTTGCCGCGCTGCAGGAGGACGGCCATGACTGA
- the ppsA gene encoding phosphoenolpyruvate synthase, protein MTQYRYIRRFDELGIDDVPQVGGKNASLGEMYRELSAEGVKVPNGFATTAEAYRHYLEHNGLTERISKALDGLDKNDVTALARTGSQIRSWIMHAEVPEDLAKEIIAGYHELATDKLPEPDVAIRSSATAEDLPDASFAGQQETYLNIRGVDNLLLSCQRVFASLFTNRAISYRVDKGFGHMDVALSIGIQRMVRSDLAASGVMFTLDTETGFRDVVFITAAYGLGENVVQGAVNPDEFYVFKPTLATGHRPILKRQLGTKHLKMVYGHDSMAGHSTRNVAVNEAERSRFTLNDDEVLELARYAVIIEKHYSEKAGVSRPMDIEWAKDGKTGELFIVQARPETVQSLRGAATEDIYRLDERGEVLAEGKSVGQKIAAGKARVIMEAKNMHQLKPGEVLVTDITDPDWEPVMKIASAIVTNRGGRTCHAAIIARELGIPAVVGCGDATREVTDGGEVTVSCAEGDTGFVYRDKLPFKCESLDISGLPEPATHIMMNLANPELAFETSRLPNAGVGLARMEFIINTSIRVHPRALLEYDKLDRKLRRKIDDLVAGYPDRESFFALRLAEGIGMIAASFYPKPVIVRLSDFKSNEYAALIGGEQFEPDEENPMLGFRGASRYPSKEFSAAFALECRALRMVREDMGLDNVKVMIPFVRTVDEAVAVQEVMAEHGLKRGEHGLEIMLMCEIPANALLADEFLKHCDGFSIGSNDLTQLTLGVDRDSGMLTGYDERNPAVLALMKLAIEACKRHGKYVGICGQAPSDFPEITKWLVEQGIQSMSLNPDSVLSMTRVVLDTEGKLPKS, encoded by the coding sequence ATGACTCAGTACCGCTACATCCGCCGTTTTGATGAACTCGGCATCGATGACGTACCGCAGGTAGGTGGCAAGAACGCCTCGCTGGGGGAGATGTATCGCGAGCTGTCCGCCGAGGGGGTGAAAGTACCCAACGGCTTTGCCACCACCGCCGAGGCCTATCGCCATTACCTGGAACACAACGGCCTGACCGAGCGCATCAGCAAGGCCCTCGACGGACTGGACAAGAACGACGTCACCGCCCTGGCCCGCACCGGCAGCCAGATCCGCAGCTGGATCATGCATGCCGAGGTGCCCGAGGACCTCGCCAAGGAAATCATCGCAGGCTATCACGAGCTGGCGACCGACAAGCTGCCGGAGCCCGACGTCGCCATCCGCAGCTCCGCCACCGCGGAGGACCTGCCGGACGCCTCCTTCGCCGGCCAGCAGGAGACCTACCTCAACATCCGCGGCGTGGACAACCTGCTGCTCAGCTGCCAGCGCGTGTTCGCATCGCTGTTCACCAACCGCGCCATTTCGTATCGCGTGGACAAGGGCTTCGGCCACATGGACGTAGCCCTGTCGATCGGCATCCAGCGCATGGTGCGCTCCGACCTGGCCGCGTCGGGGGTGATGTTCACGCTGGACACCGAAACCGGATTCCGCGACGTGGTGTTCATCACCGCCGCCTACGGCCTGGGCGAGAACGTGGTGCAGGGCGCGGTGAATCCTGACGAGTTCTATGTCTTCAAGCCTACGCTCGCCACCGGCCACCGGCCCATTCTCAAGCGCCAGCTCGGCACCAAGCATCTCAAGATGGTTTACGGCCACGACTCCATGGCCGGCCATTCCACCCGCAACGTCGCGGTCAACGAGGCGGAGCGTTCGCGCTTCACGCTCAACGACGACGAGGTGCTGGAGCTGGCCCGTTACGCCGTCATCATCGAAAAGCACTATTCCGAAAAGGCCGGCGTGTCACGCCCCATGGACATCGAATGGGCCAAGGACGGCAAGACCGGCGAGCTGTTCATCGTCCAGGCCCGCCCCGAAACCGTGCAGTCGCTGCGCGGCGCGGCCACCGAGGACATCTACCGGCTGGACGAGCGCGGCGAGGTCCTGGCCGAGGGCAAAAGCGTCGGCCAGAAGATCGCCGCCGGCAAGGCCCGCGTGATCATGGAAGCCAAGAACATGCACCAGCTCAAGCCCGGCGAGGTGCTGGTGACGGACATCACCGACCCGGACTGGGAACCGGTCATGAAGATCGCCTCGGCCATCGTCACCAACCGCGGCGGACGCACCTGCCATGCCGCCATCATCGCGCGCGAGCTGGGCATCCCGGCGGTGGTCGGCTGTGGAGACGCCACGCGCGAGGTCACCGACGGCGGCGAGGTCACCGTATCCTGTGCCGAAGGCGACACCGGTTTCGTGTATCGGGACAAACTGCCCTTCAAGTGCGAGTCGCTGGATATCTCCGGACTGCCCGAACCCGCGACCCACATCATGATGAACCTGGCGAACCCCGAACTCGCCTTCGAAACCAGCCGCCTGCCGAATGCGGGCGTGGGGCTGGCGCGCATGGAATTCATCATCAACACCAGCATCCGCGTCCATCCGCGCGCGCTGCTGGAATACGACAAGCTGGACCGCAAACTGCGGCGCAAGATCGACGACCTGGTGGCGGGCTATCCCGACCGCGAGTCCTTCTTCGCCCTGCGCCTGGCCGAAGGCATCGGCATGATCGCGGCATCGTTCTACCCCAAGCCGGTGATCGTGCGGCTGTCCGACTTCAAGTCCAACGAATACGCCGCCCTGATCGGCGGCGAGCAATTCGAGCCGGACGAGGAGAACCCGATGCTCGGCTTCCGCGGCGCCTCCCGCTACCCCTCCAAGGAATTTTCCGCCGCCTTCGCACTGGAATGCCGTGCCCTGCGCATGGTGCGCGAAGACATGGGGCTGGATAACGTCAAGGTGATGATCCCGTTCGTGCGCACCGTCGACGAAGCCGTGGCGGTGCAGGAGGTCATGGCCGAGCACGGTCTCAAGCGCGGCGAACACGGCCTGGAGATCATGCTGATGTGCGAGATCCCCGCCAACGCCCTGCTGGCCGACGAATTCCTGAAGCACTGCGACGGTTTTTCCATCGGCTCCAACGACCTGACCCAGCTTACCCTGGGCGTGGACCGCGATTCCGGCATGCTGACCGGCTACGACGAACGCAACCCGGCCGTGCTCGCCCTGATGAAGCTGGCCATCGAGGCCTGCAAGCGCCACGGTAAGTATGTCGGCATCTGCGGCCAGGCGCCCTCCGATTTCCCCGAGATCACCAAGTGGCTGGTCGAACAGGGCATTCAGTCCATGTCGCTGAATCCGGACAGCGTGTTGTCCATGACCCGGGTGGTACTCGATACCGAGGGCAAACTGCCCAAATCTTGA
- a CDS encoding FAD/NAD(P)-binding protein, giving the protein MTEALLPREAEVVERIQESSTIFTLRLRMTDTEAHARYEFAPGQFNMLYLYGVGEVPISIVSDPEDDHLLDHTIRALGRVTDGLARLEAGARVGIRGPFGRGWPLAEARGRDVVLVTGGLGCAPVMSVINYVTKRRGEFGRLTIIQGVKHSDDLIWRTQYERWAALPQTQVLLAADVAGPGWHGAEGPVTVLFDQAEIDPERAVVMMCGPERMMQASAHLLLEQGIPAESLWLSLERNMQCAVGHCGHCQMGPHFVCKNGPVFSWPEISDLFGTPGF; this is encoded by the coding sequence ATGACTGAGGCGTTGCTGCCGCGCGAGGCCGAGGTCGTCGAGCGTATCCAGGAATCTTCCACCATTTTCACCCTGCGCCTGCGCATGACGGACACCGAGGCGCATGCGCGCTACGAGTTCGCGCCGGGCCAATTCAACATGCTGTACCTGTACGGCGTGGGCGAGGTGCCCATCTCCATCGTTTCCGATCCCGAGGACGATCATCTGCTGGACCACACCATCCGTGCGCTGGGCCGCGTCACCGACGGACTGGCCAGGTTGGAGGCGGGCGCGCGCGTCGGCATCCGCGGTCCCTTCGGCCGCGGCTGGCCGCTGGCCGAGGCACGGGGCCGCGACGTGGTGCTGGTCACCGGCGGACTGGGCTGTGCGCCGGTGATGTCGGTGATCAATTACGTCACCAAACGGCGTGGGGAATTCGGCAGGCTGACCATCATTCAGGGCGTCAAGCATTCCGACGACCTGATCTGGCGCACCCAGTACGAACGCTGGGCCGCCCTGCCGCAGACCCAGGTGCTGCTGGCGGCCGACGTGGCCGGCCCGGGCTGGCACGGAGCGGAGGGCCCGGTCACGGTGCTGTTCGATCAGGCCGAGATCGATCCGGAACGGGCCGTGGTGATGATGTGCGGTCCGGAGCGCATGATGCAGGCCTCCGCGCATCTGTTGCTTGAGCAGGGCATTCCCGCCGAATCGCTGTGGCTCAGCCTGGAGCGCAACATGCAGTGCGCGGTGGGTCATTGCGGCCATTGCCAGATGGGCCCGCATTTCGTGTGTAAAAACGGTCCGGTATTCAGCTGGCCCGAGATCAGTGACCTGTTCGGCACGCCGGGTTTCTGA
- a CDS encoding ATP-binding protein, which translates to MNGPDTQSLGKRLRTSPYRSIWLPSLISFCLLLVALGLLVGISWLNVHRLEPLSTHLRELSRVQDAQLRLQEELVRSLSQGTSVSVAQLHHLRGEVTQIMNDAQHLLPQTSAHLKLARQALSNLQDKPEEALILTLGQLRQVITQETRAHEQLLSEVRRNTELEFHIALAIVILLPLASLLALFILRKRILLPLDNLSTLMSLLAKQDYSTANAQGADPLIEPLIQNYNVLVSRLAELEAEHRSRHADLEAQVRSATQTLLQLQRTLANSERLAAVGEVTARFAHELRNPMAGIQMALSNLLQETDNPEHCERLELVIRELHRITQLINSLLDQSHHQPEAARKVELNTTIKELLSLVRYQTPENIRLDHDVAQGLRCLVPEDRLRQTLINLVLNAEHAIGAREGQIILSAEPDSGKLVLRVSDNGPGFPDTLIEHGIRPFVSGRANGTGLGLSMVERFARDLGGQIELSNKPTGGACVTLRLPCLSHDA; encoded by the coding sequence ATGAACGGGCCTGACACGCAATCGCTGGGGAAACGGCTGCGCACCAGCCCTTACCGCTCGATCTGGCTGCCGAGCCTGATCAGCTTTTGCCTGCTGCTGGTCGCGCTGGGACTGCTGGTCGGCATCTCCTGGCTGAACGTGCATCGTCTGGAACCCCTGAGCACCCATCTGCGCGAACTGAGTCGCGTGCAGGACGCTCAGCTCCGGCTGCAGGAGGAACTGGTACGCAGCCTGAGCCAGGGCACATCGGTGTCGGTTGCACAGCTGCATCACCTGCGCGGCGAGGTCACGCAAATCATGAACGACGCGCAGCACCTGCTGCCGCAGACCAGCGCCCATCTCAAACTCGCGCGTCAGGCGCTCAGCAACCTGCAGGACAAACCCGAGGAGGCGTTGATTCTGACCCTGGGCCAGCTACGCCAGGTCATCACCCAGGAGACCCGCGCCCACGAGCAACTGCTCAGCGAGGTGCGGCGCAATACCGAACTCGAATTCCATATCGCCCTGGCCATCGTGATCCTGCTTCCGTTGGCCTCATTGCTGGCCCTGTTCATTTTGCGCAAACGCATCCTGCTGCCGTTGGACAATCTCAGCACGCTCATGTCGCTGCTGGCGAAACAGGATTACAGCACAGCGAACGCACAGGGGGCGGACCCGCTGATCGAGCCGCTGATACAGAACTACAACGTTCTGGTCAGCCGGCTGGCGGAGCTCGAGGCCGAACACCGCAGCCGGCACGCCGACCTGGAGGCGCAGGTGCGCAGCGCCACCCAGACCCTGCTCCAGCTGCAGCGCACGCTGGCGAACTCCGAGCGCCTCGCCGCCGTCGGGGAGGTCACCGCCCGTTTCGCGCACGAACTGCGCAATCCGATGGCCGGCATCCAGATGGCGCTCAGCAATCTTTTGCAGGAGACCGACAACCCCGAACATTGCGAACGCCTGGAACTGGTCATCAGGGAGTTACACCGCATCACCCAGCTCATCAACAGCCTGCTGGATCAAAGCCATCACCAGCCCGAGGCGGCCCGCAAGGTGGAACTGAACACCACCATCAAGGAACTCCTGAGCCTGGTTCGCTATCAAACACCTGAGAACATTCGTCTCGACCACGACGTGGCCCAGGGGCTGCGGTGCCTGGTGCCGGAGGATCGCCTGCGCCAGACCCTCATCAATCTGGTGCTGAATGCAGAACACGCAATCGGCGCACGCGAGGGGCAGATCATCCTGTCCGCGGAACCGGACAGCGGAAAACTCGTCCTGCGCGTCAGCGATAACGGACCAGGTTTTCCCGACACCCTGATCGAACACGGCATTCGCCCCTTCGTCAGCGGCCGGGCCAACGGCACCGGGCTTGGCCTGTCCATGGTCGAACGCTTCGCCCGCGATCTGGGCGGGCAAATCGAACTCAGCAACAAACCCACGGGAGGCGCCTGCGTCACCCTGAGACTGCCCTGCCTAAGCCATGATGCCTAA
- a CDS encoding sigma-54 dependent transcriptional regulator, with protein MPKTLLIIEDENLLAAELERHYRRQDWEVLRTDDLAGAADLLFEQGMEPLVVLSDMSLPDGNGLDLLERVRSRGLTSEWIFLTGYGTIPDSVRAMQLGAFDFITKPCDQQHLDLIVNGAARSARAQQRLNDESRARTKRYAPESFVGRSSAARTVREMLCKLTEVPFSALIISGETGTGKGLAARILHHAAERAGYPLVEINCAALPRDLLESELFGHEAGAFTGARGRHRGLMEQANGGTLFLDEIGEMDLDLQVKLLKAIEDRTIRRLGGDREIPIDVQILAATNRDLMQSVREGSFRADLYHRLSVFRLELPPLRDRKEDLQDLTPIFVEEFNAKAGKRVRHIHDEVITRLMSHTWPGNVRELRNVVERCVLFSTDETFPGNWLQLGPRLSEPSIAFQDEERVWLPLDGTMTLEDMERHILETALKRHQYNVTATARALATTRETLRYRVNKYRLKPMEQ; from the coding sequence ATGCCTAAGACTCTGCTTATTATCGAAGACGAAAACCTGCTGGCCGCCGAACTCGAACGCCATTACCGGCGCCAGGACTGGGAAGTACTGCGCACGGACGACCTGGCCGGGGCAGCCGACCTGTTGTTCGAACAGGGTATGGAGCCTCTGGTCGTGTTGTCGGACATGAGCCTGCCGGACGGCAACGGGCTGGACCTGCTGGAGCGGGTACGCTCGCGGGGACTGACCAGCGAATGGATCTTCCTCACCGGCTACGGCACCATCCCCGACTCGGTGCGCGCGATGCAGCTGGGCGCCTTCGACTTCATCACCAAACCCTGTGACCAGCAGCACCTGGACCTGATCGTCAACGGCGCCGCCCGCAGTGCCCGGGCCCAGCAGCGACTGAACGACGAAAGCCGGGCACGCACCAAACGCTATGCGCCCGAATCCTTCGTCGGCCGCTCAAGCGCCGCGCGAACGGTGCGCGAGATGCTCTGCAAGCTGACCGAGGTGCCGTTCTCCGCCCTGATCATCAGCGGGGAGACCGGTACCGGCAAGGGACTCGCGGCACGCATCCTGCACCATGCCGCGGAACGCGCCGGTTACCCCCTGGTCGAGATCAACTGCGCCGCCCTGCCGCGCGATCTGCTGGAATCCGAACTGTTCGGCCACGAGGCCGGCGCCTTTACCGGCGCACGCGGCCGGCATCGCGGCCTGATGGAACAGGCCAACGGCGGTACGCTGTTTCTGGACGAAATCGGCGAAATGGATCTCGACCTGCAGGTCAAGCTGCTGAAGGCCATCGAAGACCGCACCATCCGCAGGCTGGGCGGCGACCGGGAAATACCCATCGATGTCCAGATACTTGCCGCAACCAATCGCGATCTCATGCAAAGCGTGCGGGAAGGCAGCTTTCGCGCCGACCTGTATCACCGGCTCAGCGTATTCCGCCTCGAACTGCCGCCGCTGCGCGACCGCAAGGAGGACCTCCAGGACCTGACGCCGATCTTCGTCGAGGAATTCAACGCCAAGGCCGGCAAGCGGGTGCGCCATATTCACGACGAGGTGATAACACGCCTGATGAGTCATACCTGGCCGGGCAACGTGCGCGAACTGCGCAACGTCGTGGAGCGCTGCGTATTGTTTTCCACCGACGAGACCTTCCCCGGCAACTGGCTGCAGCTCGGTCCGCGCCTGTCCGAACCCAGCATCGCCTTTCAGGACGAAGAACGGGTATGGCTGCCGCTGGACGGCACCATGACCCTGGAGGATATGGAACGCCATATTCTGGAGACCGCGCTCAAGCGGCATCAGTACAACGTCACCGCCACGGCGCGCGCCCTGGCGACGACCCGCGAGACCTTGCGTTATCGCGTAAACAAGTACAGGCTCAAACCGATGGAACAGTAA